A window from Solanum stenotomum isolate F172 chromosome 7, ASM1918654v1, whole genome shotgun sequence encodes these proteins:
- the LOC125869606 gene encoding uncharacterized protein LOC125869606 gives METELEALKLKDLKAKNLFQAIDRSILETILCKDTSKQIWNSMKKKYQGNARAKRAQLQTLQGEFETLRIKPGKLVSMYFSRDNCQQDRIHGERLEDVTIVEKIMRSMLPKFNFVICSIEESKDLDTLSLDELQNSLMVHEQKIVQQDVEEQALQVTTTSKDFGRRKSKWKGRNSEKTEEGNLKKNGQHDHDQRHSSNGKARFADKSDIECYRCHKYGHYRSKCRTNLKNVRGENSNFVEVTEEEEEVSLLMVSQSSEEYHTIKFGDDSCIAVKGKGKVKLQTKSSSMQIISDVFFTPDLKNNLITKITANKLFLIDMHNIGSTNFCFSTKLNSQAWLWHYRYGHLNFGGLKMLQQKKMVMGLLKFDIPVDICEDCVIGKQSRDSFPKGKAWRAKRQLELVH, from the exons atggag ACAGAGCTTGAAGCactgaagttgaaagatttgaaggCGAAGAATCTTTTCCAAGCCATTGATCGTTCAATATTGGAAACAATTCTTTGCAAGGATACGTCAAAGCAAATTTGGAACTCCATGAAGAAGAAGTACCAAGGAAATGCAAGGGCAAAGCGAGCACAACTTCAAACTCTACAAGGTGAGTTTGAGACCTTGCGTATCAAGCCGGGAAAGTTGGTGTCAATGTACTTCTCACGCGACAATTGCCAACAAGATCGGATTCATGGAGAGAGGCTTGAAGACGTCACCATTGTTGAGAAGATCATGCGGTCCATGTTGCCAAAATTCAATTTTGTTATCTGCTCAATTGAAGAGTCAAAAGATCTGGATACTCTTTCACTTGATGAATTACAAAATTCGTTGATGGTTCATGAGCAGAAGATTGTTCAACAGGATGTAGAAGAGCAAGCATTACAAGTAACCACAACCTCCAAAGATTTTGGGCGCAGAAAGAGCAAGTGGAAGGGAAGAAACTCTGAGAAAACCGAAGAGGGAAATCTAAAAAAGAATGGTCAGCATGATCATGATCAACGACACTCGTCCAATGGGAAGGCAAGGTTTGCAGATAAGTCTGATATCGAGTGTTATAGATGTCACAAGTATGGTCATTACCGTTCTAAATGTCGTACAAATCTGAAAAATGTACGTGGAGAGAACTCTAATTTTGTAGAAGTAActgaggaggaggaagaggtcTCTCTGTTAATGGTGAGCCAATCCTCAGAAGAATACCACACAA TCAAGTTTGGGGATGATTCCTGTATTGCTGTCAAAGGGAAAGGGAAAGTGAAACTCCAAACAAAGTCTTCTTCTATGCAGATTATCTCTGATGTTTTCTTTACACCAGACCTGAAAAACAATCTTATCA CTAAGATAACTGCAAATAAGCTTTTCCTAATTGATATGCATAATATTGGCTCTaccaatttttgtttttcaacaAAGTTGAATAGTCAAGCATGGCTTTGGCACTACAGATATGGGCATTTGAATTTTGGAGGACTGAAAATGTTGCAGCAAAAGAAGATGGTTATGGGTCTTCTTAAGTTTGATATTCCTGTAGATATTTGTGAAGATTGTGTCATTGGAAAGCAATCTCGCGATAGCTTTCCAAAAGGAAAAGCATGGAGAGCTAAAAGGCAGCTAGAGTTGGTTCACTGA